In Drosophila yakuba strain Tai18E2 chromosome X, Prin_Dyak_Tai18E2_2.1, whole genome shotgun sequence, a single genomic region encodes these proteins:
- the LOC6525371 gene encoding uncharacterized protein LOC6525371 codes for MDFATPCRLQQAHQRQRREWNRIGRRLKLLTGKRSSDLLLHDPLLQPPFAAHPRQRMCGGQQLPMPMVGKQTTHSNRSAKFPAANNPLELLVVGQQLQMHRPPGRRHVQLQDPHSSSQPRQQIEEYVYFYPVHYYEMDHWPPHAQQEPSLVVDARFMAELMDELLLNAANLI; via the coding sequence atggacTTTGCAACACCTTGCCGATTGCAACAGGCACATCAGCGGCAACGGAGAGAGTGGAACAGGATCGGTAGGCGCCTCAAGCTGCTGACGGGCAAGAGGTCCAGCGACTTGCTCCTCCACGATCCGCTCCTGCAGCCACCGTTCGCCGCCCATCCTCGCCAGCGGATGTGCGGTGGTCAGCAGCTGCCGATGCCGATGGTCGGGAAGCAGACAACTCATTCAAATAGATCAGCTAAATTCCCAGCAGCCAATAATCCCTTGGAACTGCTTGTCGTGGGTCAACAGCTGCAAATGCATCGTCCACCGGGACGACGACATGTGCAGCTCCAGGATCCTCACTCGTCGTCTCAGCCCCGCCAGCAAATCGAGGAGTACGTCTATTTCTATCCGGTCCACTACTATGAGATGGACCACTGGCCTCCACACGCTCAGCAGGAGCCGAGCCTTGTGGTGGATGCACGTTTTATGGCCGAGCTAATGGATGAGCTGCTGCTGAATGCGGCCAACCTTATTTGA
- the LOC6525372 gene encoding DM7 family protein GE17493, which produces MSRRVDNKGKPVTAMLQVQAVHRDKTQVVELKKTTYLPYLFNLVLPKMFYQSTNRIVMARLYPDVHEHDKQAAEYFEGFQTPCFEMPASLFPGEVPMDKFVFMPTVMLPMGFEAGGVFGPGVLPRRSYPIDLMASGHKGPTPPLFVGLSSLYVKLNSESESCLGNGGDQPASNVALVYATHPCKHTPKDSKELMHSNDYSLSIAYNLPVPPTPPSPYPLRPAPVQYNIYTPDLSNVHMLMLRQRNLTVALLSTVNHPHVPAVAFATMGDEECPKFELPSDVFPICEGANRPIFLPMRFLPKGFDAGCIFKPASLSELWFVNHIGRYGTPQPQLNCAITPPLFVGKYRRGTKAVKILKEIQMECERKFSQSAQSMEEASLQADEPKTPTTQGFMVMETEQQTPPKGAYCLESYQEASDTGCVVKVTKEEATEAADTQEKNELHPINVETEPEDRGEAEDRKKYLSCFKVDSDIDLITEAMADMGTAEMRLLAKEEALPGVDCARALDQLRQVLEGRGQIRSQADQLIQDHIYRMDRNRMLALRQPIRMCSGCGMLH; this is translated from the exons atgagcCGACGCGTAGACAACAAGG GAAAGCCGGTGACTGCAATGCTGCAAGTGCAGGCGGTGCATCGCGATAAAACCCAGGTGGTGGAGCTGAAGAAGACCACGTACTTGCCCTATCTGTTCAACCTGGTCTTGCCGAAGATGTTCTACCAGAGCACCAACCGCATTGTAATGGCCCGGCTCTATCCCGATGTCCATGAGCACGACAAGCAGGCAGCCGAATACTTCGAGGGCTTCCAGACGCCCTGCTTCGAGATGCCCGCTTCCCTGTTCCCGGGTGAGGTACCGATGGACAAGTTCGTCTTCATGCCCACGGTCATGTTGCCCATGGGCTTCGAAGCCGGCGGGGTATTTGGCCCTGGTGTTCTTCCACGGCGTTCCTATCCCATCGACCTGATGGCCTCTGGTCACAAGGGTCCAACGCCGCCGCTGTTCGTCGGTCTGAGCAGCCTGTATGTCAAGCTGAATTCGGAGTCCGAGAGTTGTCTGGGCAACGGTGGCGATCAGCCGGCCAGCAATGTCGCACTGGTCTATGCGACGCATCCTTGCAAGCACACTCCAAAAGACTCCAAGGAACTGATGCATAGCAATGATTACTCCTTGTCGATAGCATACAACTTGCCGGTTCCACCGACTCCACCGTCGCCCTATCCATTGCGTCCTGCCCCGGTGCAGTACAACATTTACACCCCGGATCTGTCCAATGTCCACATGCTCATGCTGCGGCAGCGCAACCTGACGGTGGCCTTACTGTCCACCGTAAACCATCCGCATGTTCCCGCCGTGGCATTCGCCACCATGGGCGATGAGGAGTGCCCCAAGTTCGAGCTGCCCAGCGATGTCTTCCCCATCTGTGAGGGCGCCAATCGCCCCATCTTTCTGCCCATGCGTTTCTTGCCCAAGGGATTCGATGCCGGCTGCATCTTCAAGCCGGCCAGTCTTTCGGAGCTGTGGTTCGTCAACCACATAGGTCGATACGGCACTCCACAGCCGCAGCTCAACTGTGCCATCACACCACCACTGTTCGTGGGCAAGTACCGCCGCGGCACGAAGGCCGTCAAAATTCTGAAGGAAATCCAGATGGAGTGCGAAAGGAAATTTTCCCAAAGTGCTCAGTCCATGGAAGAGGCATCGCTTCAAGCTGACGAGCCTAAGACGCCCACTACCCAGGGCTTCATGGTAATGGAAACGGAGCAGCAGACACCTCCAAAGGGTGCTTACTGCTTGGAGAGCTACCAGGAGGCCAGTGACACGGGATGCGTTGTGAAGGTCACCAAGGAAGAGGCCACCGAAGCCGCTGACACTCAAGAAAAGAATGAGTTACATCCCATTAATGTGGAAACGGAACCGGAGGACAGAGGCGAAGCGGAGGACAGGAAGAAGTACCTCTCGTGCTTCAAAGTTGATAGCGACATTGATCTGATAACCGAGGCCATGGCCGACATGGGCACCGCCGAGATGAGACTGTTGGCCAAGGAGGAGGCACTGCCCGGAGTCGATTGTGCACGCGCCTTGGATCAGCTGCGCCAGGTGCTCGAGGGTCGCGGCCAGATCCGCAGCCAGGCCGACCAGCTGATCCAGGATCACATCTACAGAATGGATCGCAATCGCATGCTGGCCCTCCGCCAGCCGATTCGCATGTGCTCCGGATGCGGCATGCTGCACTAG